One Mangifera indica cultivar Alphonso chromosome 4, CATAS_Mindica_2.1, whole genome shotgun sequence genomic region harbors:
- the LOC123212917 gene encoding uncharacterized protein LOC123212917 isoform X1 — protein sequence MEFFQSQSFALPETRSVSLAHSVRAMAMASLPLYRWSLKTAADSSSVELSTVPCNFSVSFFSHSKRRRFVASATHSSSPSSSSDARSRSKKGIDFDDYSSSQRKVVDNAKKEVVLAARKRPTISFKSLFWRRSQWRRILFASKKVRSIILLNVITIIYSSSIPVLKEVEATVDPAAFNAMRFTVSAIPFIPFMLQARDSVDTRNAGIELGFWVSLGYLMQALGLITSDAGRASFISMLTVIVVPLLDGMLGAIVPARTWFGAMMSVIGVAMLESSGSPPNVGDLLNFLSAVFFGVHMLRTEHISRSTSKRNLLPLLGYEVCVIALFSMTWCFVGSWFGGNQSWDPSSLTWTMFWDWMAAFPWIPAMYTGIFSTGLCLWIEMAAMRDVSATETALIYGLEPVWGAGFAWFLLGERWGPIGWLGAALVLGGSLTVQLFGSSFPSNSIKDEERSKKGGQVADIDKQKGLSTSPVVVSSREDVPNLLKK from the exons ATGGAATTTTTTCAATCACAGTCATTTGCGCTTCCGGAGACGCGCTCAGTCTCTCTGGCTCACTCTGTTCGAGCTATGGCCATGGCTTCTTTGCCTTTATATCGATGGTCTTTGAAGACCGCTGCTGACTCCTCTTCTGTTGAGCTCTCTACAGTTCCTTGCAATTTTTCTGTTTCATTTTTTAGTCACAGTAAGCGACGCCGTTTCGTCGCTTCTGCTACACACTCCTCCTCCCCCTCATCTAGTTCTGATGCGAGGTCGAGATCCAAAAAGGGGATAGATTTTGATGATTATAGCTCGAGTCAAAGAAAAGTTGTTGATAATGCAAAAAAGGAAGTCGTTTTAGCTGCTCGGAAGAGACCAACTATTAGTTTTAAGTCCTTGTTTTGGAGGAGATCGCAGTGGCGGAGGATATTATTTGCATCTAAGAAAGTTAGGAGTATCATTTTGCTCAATGTCATCACTATTATTTATT CAAGTAGCATTCCTGTTCTGAAAGAGGTGGAAGCGACTGTAGATCCAGCAGCGTTTAATGCAATGAGATTTACTGTGTCTGCCATTCCATTCATCCCATTTATGTTGCAAGCACGAGATAGTGTTGATACCCGAAATGCAGGAATTGAGTTGGGCTTTTGGGTTAGTCTAGGGTATCTGATGCAGGCGCTTGGATTAATAACATCTGATGCTGGACGTGCATCTTTTATATCAATGTTGACT GTAATTGTGGTTCCTTTGCTTGATGGTATGCTAGGAGCAATAGTTCCTGCCCGTACTTGGTTTGGAGCCATGATGTCTGTGATAGGAGTTGCAATGCTGGAATCCAGTGGGTCGCCCCCAAAT GTTGGAGATCTGTTAAACTTCTTGAGTGCAGTGTTTTTTGGAGTCCATATGCTAAGAACTGAGCACATTTCAAGAAGCACAAGTAAAAGGAACCTCTTACCTCTCCTTGGATATGAG GTTTGTGTTATTGCTCTCTTCTCTATGACATGGTGTTTTGTTGGTAGCTGGTTTGGTGGTAATCAAAGCTGGGACCCATCATCTTTGACGTGGACAATGTTTTGGGATTGGATGGCTGCATTTCCATGGATACCTGCCATGTACACAGGCATATTCTCAACTGGGTTATGTTTATGGATAGAG ATGGCTGCAATGCGGGATGTCTCTGCTACAGAAACTGCATTAATATATGGGTTGGAGCCCGTCTGGGGTGCTGGttttgcatggtttctccttGGTGAAAGGTGGGGGCCGATTGGTTGGCTTGGTGCTGCTCTTGTGctag GTGGAAGCTTGACAGTGCAGCTCTTTGGATCATCATTTCCCTCAAACTCCATTAAAGACGAAGAGAGAAGTAAGAAAGGTGGTCAAGTAGCCGACATAGACAAACAAAAAGGTTTGTCCACCTCTCCAGTTGTCGTCAGCTCCAGAGAAGATGTTCCTAATCTATTAAAAAA GTGA
- the LOC123212917 gene encoding uncharacterized protein LOC123212917 isoform X2, with protein MEFFQSQSFALPETRSVSLAHSVRAMAMASLPLYRWSLKTAADSSSVELSTVPCNFSVSFFSHSKRRRFVASATHSSSPSSSSDARSRSKKGIDFDDYSSSQRKVVDNAKKEVVLAARKRPTISFKSLFWRRSQWRRILFASKKVRSIILLNVITIIYSSSIPVLKEVEATVDPAAFNAMRFTVSAIPFIPFMLQARDSVDTRNAGIELGFWVSLGYLMQALGLITSDAGRASFISMLTVIVVPLLDGMLGAIVPARTWFGAMMSVIGVAMLESSGSPPNVGDLLNFLSAVFFGVHMLRTEHISRSTSKRNLLPLLGYEVCVIALFSMTWCFVGSWFGGNQSWDPSSLTWTMFWDWMAAFPWIPAMYTGIFSTGLCLWIEDVSATETALIYGLEPVWGAGFAWFLLGERWGPIGWLGAALVLGGSLTVQLFGSSFPSNSIKDEERSKKGGQVADIDKQKGLSTSPVVVSSREDVPNLLKK; from the exons ATGGAATTTTTTCAATCACAGTCATTTGCGCTTCCGGAGACGCGCTCAGTCTCTCTGGCTCACTCTGTTCGAGCTATGGCCATGGCTTCTTTGCCTTTATATCGATGGTCTTTGAAGACCGCTGCTGACTCCTCTTCTGTTGAGCTCTCTACAGTTCCTTGCAATTTTTCTGTTTCATTTTTTAGTCACAGTAAGCGACGCCGTTTCGTCGCTTCTGCTACACACTCCTCCTCCCCCTCATCTAGTTCTGATGCGAGGTCGAGATCCAAAAAGGGGATAGATTTTGATGATTATAGCTCGAGTCAAAGAAAAGTTGTTGATAATGCAAAAAAGGAAGTCGTTTTAGCTGCTCGGAAGAGACCAACTATTAGTTTTAAGTCCTTGTTTTGGAGGAGATCGCAGTGGCGGAGGATATTATTTGCATCTAAGAAAGTTAGGAGTATCATTTTGCTCAATGTCATCACTATTATTTATT CAAGTAGCATTCCTGTTCTGAAAGAGGTGGAAGCGACTGTAGATCCAGCAGCGTTTAATGCAATGAGATTTACTGTGTCTGCCATTCCATTCATCCCATTTATGTTGCAAGCACGAGATAGTGTTGATACCCGAAATGCAGGAATTGAGTTGGGCTTTTGGGTTAGTCTAGGGTATCTGATGCAGGCGCTTGGATTAATAACATCTGATGCTGGACGTGCATCTTTTATATCAATGTTGACT GTAATTGTGGTTCCTTTGCTTGATGGTATGCTAGGAGCAATAGTTCCTGCCCGTACTTGGTTTGGAGCCATGATGTCTGTGATAGGAGTTGCAATGCTGGAATCCAGTGGGTCGCCCCCAAAT GTTGGAGATCTGTTAAACTTCTTGAGTGCAGTGTTTTTTGGAGTCCATATGCTAAGAACTGAGCACATTTCAAGAAGCACAAGTAAAAGGAACCTCTTACCTCTCCTTGGATATGAG GTTTGTGTTATTGCTCTCTTCTCTATGACATGGTGTTTTGTTGGTAGCTGGTTTGGTGGTAATCAAAGCTGGGACCCATCATCTTTGACGTGGACAATGTTTTGGGATTGGATGGCTGCATTTCCATGGATACCTGCCATGTACACAGGCATATTCTCAACTGGGTTATGTTTATGGATAGAG GATGTCTCTGCTACAGAAACTGCATTAATATATGGGTTGGAGCCCGTCTGGGGTGCTGGttttgcatggtttctccttGGTGAAAGGTGGGGGCCGATTGGTTGGCTTGGTGCTGCTCTTGTGctag GTGGAAGCTTGACAGTGCAGCTCTTTGGATCATCATTTCCCTCAAACTCCATTAAAGACGAAGAGAGAAGTAAGAAAGGTGGTCAAGTAGCCGACATAGACAAACAAAAAGGTTTGTCCACCTCTCCAGTTGTCGTCAGCTCCAGAGAAGATGTTCCTAATCTATTAAAAAA GTGA